One genomic window of Manihot esculenta cultivar AM560-2 chromosome 16, M.esculenta_v8, whole genome shotgun sequence includes the following:
- the LOC110604048 gene encoding uncharacterized protein LOC110604048: MSSPSSSSAFSVICILHSLIAITSGTLMMFHMKEIYTFTHGLDIALKLMGSTPHDQLLIRTSDSFSGLLLFSIGLLIFMVSFVKDVEFQTFFAKGCTVLHVFMALWRVYFERRVDVLAWDWLRQTVGDILLAFSWVFFLVYSWREKYD, translated from the coding sequence ATGTCATCTCCTTCTTCATCCTCCGCCTTCTCCGTCATCTGCATCCTCCACTCCCTCATCGCCATCACCAGCGGCACCCTCATGATGTTCCACATGAAAGAAATCTACACTTTCACCCACGGCCTCGATATAGCTCTCAAACTCATGGGTTCCACACCACATGACCAGCTCCTGATTCGGACCTCCGATTCGTTTTCCGGGTTGCTCCTCTTCTCTATCGGGCTTCTCATTTTCATGGTTTCTTTTGTAAAGGATGTAGAGTTTCAGACTTTCTTCGCCAAAGGATGCACggttcttcatgttttcatggcTCTATGGAGGGTTTATTTTGAGAGGAGAGTTGATGTGTTGGCTTGGGATTGGTTGAGACAGACAGTTGGCGATATCTTATTGGCTTTCTCCTGggttttctttcttgtttattCTTGGAGAGAGAAGTATGactga
- the LOC110603976 gene encoding probable hexosyltransferase MUCI70 — protein sequence MTGGSLGIRSGSYGSLEKHFQQHQQNGGGVHLPIQTISRTKPAKMLKDKERLFHWICKFAGRKKVGMLFLCIISAAVFVWVLYVGKGEDSQEGDRVPNFSLNSTVPFSNPENQTRILEELPLPLPSPSPPPPPPPPPPLPSPPPPPPPPPSPHYFTGYTLPPGHPCNSFTLPPPPADKKRTGPRPCPVCYLPVEEAIALMPKLPSFSPIVNSLTYIYEDPLSRDGEFGGSEFGGYPTLKQRSDSYDIRESMSIHCGFVRGKKPGRNTGFDMDEIDLAAMEQCRGVVVASAIFGAFDNIQQPSNISEYSKKTVCFFMFVDEETEAYLKKNSDLDGSRKIGIWRIVVVHNLPYADGRRNGKVPKLLAHRMFPNARFSLWIDGKLELIVDPYQILERHLWRKNATLAISRHYKRFDVFVEAEANKAAGKYDNASIDFQIGFYKKEGLIPYSVAKLPITSDVPEGCVIIREHVPISNLFTCLWFNEVDRFTSRDQISFSTVRDKIRAKTNWTVNMFLDCERRNFVVQKYHRDVLEHMAHLPPAVYPPPPPRVLVYEPPKRAFETSADKVTSVPVRRAKRGRKSGSRRHRKVVAGGRDIDSS from the exons ATGACTGGAGGGTCATTGGGGATTCGGTCTGGAAGTTATGGATCATTGGAGAAGCATTTTCAACAGCATCAGCAGAACGGTGGTGGCGTTCACTTGCCTATCCAAACGATAAGCCGGACTAAACCTGCCAAGATGCTCAAAGACAAGGAGAGACTCTTTCATTGGATCTGCAAGTTTGCCGGCCGGAAAAAGGTTGGAATGCTGTTCCTCTGTATCATCTCCGCAGCCGTTTTCGTCTGGGTTTTGTATGTAGGAAAAG GTGAAGATTCACAGGAAGGTGATCGTGTTCCAAACTTTAGCCTTAATAGCACTGTTCCCTTTAGCAATCCAGAGAATCAGACTCGTATACTTGAGGAGCTCCCTTTGCCccttccttctccttctcctcctccccctccccctccccctccACCTCTCCCTTCCCCTCCACCTCCCCCTCcccctcctccttctcctcatTATTTTACAGGCTACACTCTTCCTCCAGGGCATCCATGTAATAGCTTCACTTTACCTCCCCCACCAGCTGATAAAAAAAGAACTGGACCAAGGC CATGTCCTGTGTGTTACCTTCCTGTGGAAGAAGCGATTGCTTTGATGCCAAAGTTACCCTCATTTTCTCCTATAGTTAATAGCTTGACATATATCTATGAGGATCCACTAAGTAGGGATGGAGAATTTGGAGGCTCAGAGTTTGGTGGGTACCCTACTCTAAAGCAGAGAAGTGACTCTTATGATATTAGAGAGTCGATGAGTATTCATTGTGG ATTTGTCAGAGGGAAAAAACCTGGCCGCAATACAGGATTTGACATGGATGAAATTGACCTGGCTGCAATGGAGCAGTGTCGTGGGGTGGTTGTTGCTTCGGCAATATTTG GAGCCTTTGACAACATCCAGCAGCCAAGTAATATTAGTGAATACTCCAAGAAAACTGTATGCTTCTTCATGTTTGTCGATGAAGAAACAGAAGCATATTTGAAGAAGAATAGTGATCTAGACGGCAGCAGGAAGATTGGGATCTGGAGAATAGTAGTCGTTCATAATCTTCCTTACGCAGATGGAAGACGCAATGGAAAG GTTCCAAAGCTTCTAGCGCATAGGATGTTTCCTAATGCCCGCTTTTCTTTATGGATTGATGGGAAACTTGAACTTATTGTGGATCCGTATCAAATTCTTGAAAG GCACTTGTGGAGAAAAAATGCTACACTTGCAATTTCTAGACATTATAAGCGTTTTGATGTGTTCGTTGAAGCTGAGGCAAATAAAGCAGCTGGGAAGTATGATAATGCCTCCATTGATTTTCAGATTGGTTTTTATAAAAAGGAGGGTTTGATCCCCTATTCTGTGGCCAAGCTTCCTATTACAAGTG ATGTTCCTGAAGGATGTGTTATAATAAGGGAGCATGTTCCTATTAGCAACCTCTTTACGTGTCTTTGGTTCAATGAAGTTGACCGCTTTACATCGAGGGACCAAATCAGCTTTTCCACAGTAAGAGACAAAATTAGGGCAAAAACAAACTGGACTGTGAACATGTTCTTGGACTGTGAAAGGCGCAACTTTGTGGTTCAG AAGTACCATAGAGATGTTTTAGAGCACATGGctcatctgcctcctgctgtgtatccaccaccacctccccGTGTTTTGGTGTATGAACCACCAAAAAGAGCGTTTGAAACTTCAGCTGATAAGGTCACAAGTGTTCCAGTTCGGAGGGCAAAACGGGGGAGGAAGTCTGGCTCTAGGCGTCACCGCAAAGTTGTTGCTGGTGGCAGAGACATTGATTCAAGTTAA